The Bernardetia litoralis DSM 6794 genome includes a window with the following:
- a CDS encoding S-adenosylmethionine:tRNA ribosyltransferase-isomerase, with protein MEKINLEDYTYNLPNERIAQNPLEKRDTSKFLVYKKGAISHHHFTEITDFLNEDYTLYFNNTKVIPARLLFEKKATQRGQNGKGATIEIFLLHPILPTADVSEAMLTTGKCTWKCVVGNLKRWKEGLILERELEIDNQTILIQAKIADRKELLIELEWKNINSDKNNTEIPFVDIVGKLGVMPLPPYIKRNAEKKDAATYQTIYSKAAGAVAAPTAGLHFTETVLQNLAKKNIQTNELTLHVGAGTFQPVKKENAGDVVTHTMHCEQIVVTKENIKSIIDSKKVASVGTTSMRTLESLYWYGTKILLKQDTAFFVEKLEPYSYDAHSKLPSKKESFEAILKYMDDSNQDKLTGETEIFILPSYTFHVCDALVTNFHMPETTLILLVAAFIGNDWKKIYQTALDNDYRFLSYGDSSLLFL; from the coding sequence GTGGAAAAGATAAATTTAGAAGATTATACCTATAATTTGCCAAATGAGCGAATAGCTCAAAATCCTTTAGAAAAACGAGATACTTCAAAATTTTTAGTCTATAAAAAAGGAGCTATTTCGCATCATCATTTTACAGAAATCACTGATTTTTTGAATGAAGATTATACCTTATATTTCAATAATACAAAGGTAATCCCTGCACGTCTTTTATTTGAAAAGAAAGCCACACAAAGAGGACAAAATGGAAAAGGAGCAACAATTGAAATATTTTTGTTGCATCCAATTTTGCCAACGGCTGATGTAAGTGAAGCAATGCTTACTACTGGAAAATGTACTTGGAAGTGTGTTGTGGGGAATTTAAAAAGATGGAAAGAAGGATTAATCTTGGAAAGAGAATTAGAAATTGATAATCAAACTATTCTTATTCAAGCTAAAATAGCTGATAGAAAAGAACTTTTAATAGAGTTGGAATGGAAAAATATTAATTCTGATAAAAATAATACAGAAATTCCATTTGTGGATATTGTAGGAAAATTGGGCGTTATGCCATTGCCTCCTTACATAAAAAGAAATGCTGAGAAAAAAGATGCAGCAACTTATCAAACCATTTATAGCAAGGCAGCAGGAGCAGTTGCAGCACCAACAGCAGGATTACATTTTACCGAAACAGTGCTTCAAAATCTTGCAAAAAAGAATATTCAAACCAATGAACTCACTCTTCATGTAGGTGCAGGAACATTCCAGCCTGTCAAAAAAGAAAATGCTGGTGATGTAGTTACACATACAATGCACTGTGAGCAAATTGTTGTTACAAAAGAAAATATAAAAAGTATTATTGATTCTAAAAAAGTGGCTTCTGTCGGAACTACTTCAATGCGAACATTAGAGAGTTTGTATTGGTATGGAACAAAAATCTTATTAAAACAAGATACTGCTTTTTTTGTGGAAAAATTAGAACCTTATAGTTATGATGCTCATTCAAAATTACCTTCTAAAAAAGAAAGTTTTGAAGCAATTTTGAAATACATGGACGACTCTAATCAAGATAAATTGACAGGAGAAACTGAAATTTTTATCTTGCCTTCTTATACTTTTCATGTTTGTGATGCGCTGGTTACTAATTTTCATATGCCTGAAACAACACTTATTTTGCTTGTAGCTGCTTTTATTGGAAATGATTGGAAAAAAATCTATCAAACAGCACTTGATAATGATTATCGTTTTTTGAGTTATGGAGATTCTTCTTTGTTATTTTTGTAG
- a CDS encoding ATP-binding protein: MKSVLHIKIPSLLENIRIVESFIDNARDNFSLNDDIYGNIMVAVTESVNNAIIHGNGKDKEKEVELSLEVGKEKLFFTIKDQGKGFDPDSLPDPTAPENLLSIGGRGIFLIKNLADEVDFLDEGRTVKMTFNVTNSVLN, translated from the coding sequence ATGAAATCAGTTTTGCACATCAAAATCCCTTCCCTTTTAGAAAATATTCGTATTGTAGAAAGTTTTATAGATAATGCCCGTGATAATTTTAGCTTAAATGATGATATATACGGAAATATTATGGTTGCCGTTACTGAGTCAGTTAATAATGCTATTATTCATGGAAATGGAAAAGATAAAGAAAAAGAAGTAGAATTGAGTTTGGAAGTAGGAAAAGAAAAACTATTTTTTACAATTAAAGACCAAGGGAAAGGATTTGACCCTGATTCACTTCCAGACCCAACAGCACCCGAAAACCTTCTATCTATTGGAGGAAGAGGAATTTTTCTTATCAAAAATTTGGCTGATGAAGTAGATTTTTTAGATGAAGGAAGAACTGTCAAAATGACTTTTAATGTAACAAATTCAGTACTCAATTAA
- the yidD gene encoding membrane protein insertion efficiency factor YidD: MYNPISRLFAYLFLAIVRFYQYFISPMIPPRCRYTPTCSVYMVESIKKHGAFKGGWKGLKRIGKCHPWGGSGYDPVD, from the coding sequence ATGTACAATCCTATTTCTCGTTTATTCGCTTATCTTTTTTTGGCAATTGTTCGATTTTATCAATATTTCATTTCTCCAATGATTCCTCCTCGTTGTCGTTATACACCTACTTGTTCGGTTTATATGGTCGAATCAATCAAAAAACATGGAGCTTTCAAAGGTGGCTGGAAAGGATTAAAACGAATTGGGAAATGTCATCCATGGGGAGGAAGTGGATATGACCCTGTTGATTGA
- a CDS encoding transposase: protein MKDKDYRKPIIRAEWWDYGWNGAYFITICTKNKEHFFGKIKDKKMELSKVGVIVDVLWHQLPHYRPYLELEEFIIMPNHIHAIITIDKPQEIIQGANLVSNRFQNQGKDTISSILGGFKSGVTRNVNRLGLHSAWQDRFNDHIIRDEKSYQHISNYIQTNVENWENDTFFRP from the coding sequence ATGAAAGATAAAGATTACAGAAAGCCTATCATACGAGCTGAATGGTGGGATTATGGTTGGAATGGAGCATATTTCATTACCATTTGCACCAAAAATAAAGAACATTTTTTTGGGAAAATAAAAGACAAAAAAATGGAACTCTCAAAAGTGGGTGTAATTGTAGATGTACTTTGGCATCAACTCCCTCATTACAGACCTTATTTAGAATTAGAAGAATTTATAATAATGCCAAATCATATACACGCAATTATTACCATAGATAAACCCCAAGAAATAATACAAGGAGCAAATTTGGTAAGTAATCGTTTTCAAAATCAAGGAAAAGATACAATTTCTTCTATTCTTGGAGGTTTTAAATCTGGAGTAACTAGAAATGTAAATAGATTAGGATTACATTCTGCTTGGCAAGATCGTTTTAATGACCATATTATTAGAGATGAAAAATCATATCAACATATTTCAAATTATATTCAAACTAATGTAGAAAATTGGGAAAATGATACATTTTTTAGACCATAA